The window ATCTCTCAGAACTTGATTGACGGGATCAGTAATTGATTCTCATTTTTACACTTAAGTGACACATTTGTTGTCCCACTCTAAAtgaaacttttcaaaatatagaaacatctatctctctacttttttcctatctcttactttgttctctcaactttactcacaaaacaacactacctAAAATCACGTGCCAAATTAGAAATGTTCCACTTAgagtgggacggagtgagtatataTCATACAAAATACTCCCCCAGCCCTCTGTAGTTGAATCacattcctttttggattgttcCACTTTAACCGAGTCATTTAAAACATCTGTTAAATCTCGTACCGAAAAGAAACATCTCTACTACATGTATCTATATAACCCCTCTCTATTTAAAAACTATTGCTCATCGTGTATCAGCTATTTTTGTTCACACCGGAGATAAGATAATGCAcattactagtaatttttttcattctttgcTCACACAAATTACtagtttaaaattaatgtattgCGCCTAGCAGCGTAATAGGTTGAGAGtttaatcatttattaatGACATGTGAGAGTGGTAATCCCATGTTTTGGAGCTCAGAAATACAGAAATACAACATAGTAAAACGAAATAATAAGTTCACCTTTGGTTGGCGAGGGTAAGATGCGGCTGAGACGGCGTAGCTCGCGGTGGGGCGAGCGTCGAGGTGGCCGAACTCGCGTCGGGGCTGAGCCGGAAAGAATGCGATGAGGCGACGAGAGAGTAGAGTGAATGTGAATCTGAAATTGAGCGGAGCGAATGTGATTCTGTGAATGTGCGTATGAGAGCAGAGAGCCGTGAAATTCTGATTAGGGTTTCTCCTTTAGGTGCTATGTGggttaggaaaaaaaaaaatcaaaaattgaatatcCAGACCAAACCAAAATGAGATTTTGATATTTGGTTCGCTTTTTGGTTTGGTTAGATtttagaataatatttttggtttttctgtTCGGGCAAAAAAATccgaaatattaaaaaattaaattatattttaatactcctttcgtccgGCATTAAGAGTCCTGGTTGACCATTTTCATCTATCTGGCATTAGGAGTCCTGGTTAGacatttccataaaaaatgaaataaaaatattataaaataaaacactaaaaaacaCCAGTAAAAACACAtacaaagaataaagcaaataataatgcaaatgGGTCACATATTCCATTATCACACACTccaattattacacactcaaactTGTTTAAAACCCGCAGCCAACTCAACCAGACTCCTAATgccggacggagggagtattatataggGATATGATCAGTTGATATCTTTCTAAATTGATAACTGACAACTATATCAACAACGTATATTGTGGATGTCAATACAAAGACATTTGTATGTCAACTAAATATAGTTGAAATctgacatttaattttacctGTCAACTGCATTTAGTTGACATACAAATGCCTTCGGATTGATATCTGTAACGTATGTTCTTAACATAGTTGTcaataatcaatttaaaaaagttatccACCAAATGCCTTCGGGTTGACCcatattacatatatatagggaggGATGTATTGAGATGAAAATTATTCTTAAAGTGACAATGTACCACCAACCTCATGTTGTCATGTGGCACATTATCCTGTATTATTAGGGGCGTATCCTGCAATATTCATTAGTATGCATTTTGGATGGATTTCTACAGATTGCAAGACAGTGGATTGCAATATagattgttgagttttgcattatagacataaaatgtttaatttgcattatatataGGGGTATGTTATGGTGACAgtatatacatttaaaattgCACCGGAGTTAATGCACAATATATACAGGAAGAGAGATAAGGAGAATGATAATTAAAGACTTAaagtaatgttagtggatagtgagactcatattattattagtgtttaatgagttATAATGGTGGATCATAATGGTAtaagtagtaaataaattgatatataaggGTAATGAGCCGAagataatttttcataaaatggaaatgctcatatttttatgggacgaacgAAAATTTATAGTGCacatatttctatgggacgaaTAAAGTACTATTATACTCTATAGGACTGTGATCAATACCAAACCAGTCTTAAATCTTAAATGTCGAACAACATCATTATAAGATAACCTGAAGTTCATTATAATGAACTAATAAAAAACTTATTATgaacttttgatttttaaattatgctAGATGATTTCATTGTTTTTAAATCTTTGATTTCCCTATAATGAACTACAAATAAAGTTGTAATGAACTCCGCATTATTTTATAAGGAAGTATTTGGCGTTTAGCGTTTAAAACTAGTTTAGGTATATAATACTAGAACACATACTATATACTCTCTCAGTCCGTGAATTCCCTACAAACTTGTTTTCCTAATTTTAACGCATCTATATTGCTCATGCCAAAAAATATTTCGGTTTTGTTGGTTCCCCACAATCGGATCCTCCGAGTGGCGATCCACACTTCGAATAATTTCTCCGTTTGGGCATAGTGTAGTTATGACCGAGAGTGGCTTCGTATTCGTTCAGAGTTTCTTCTGGATTTTCTTCCTCCTTCGGGTGGGTCTCCCTAATTTGGGATAGCGATTGTGTCGAGTTACCGGACCCGCACCGAAAAGTGTGCCATAGTGGGAATCGACGAGCCTTGAGTAACCTACGTCAGGTAATATGGAGACGACACGTTGCCACCGTTGAGTAAGCTCAGCATACGATTTCAATCGTATGGTCCTTCGCCAGCCATATTTgcaaaataagaatgaaaGCTAGAGAGAAAATGAGTGAGATAAAGAATTTTGtgaggaaaaaataatttgatgaatgAGGTGTTTAAAGATGATTTTAGGATGAGTTTTAGgataaaaaattggaaaaatttaaaagaaatggaaaaaattttaaaactggGGAAGAACGGTAAAAATAATGGTTATATTGAAGTggtacaattttattaattttatgttttttcaatttttttagaaaaaataatttccaacGGATTGGGGTCGCTATCTAGTCAATGCAATATCAACCCAACCAAGTAAGGTCAATCCTAATCCAATCCGAAATGGTCGGGTTCTTATCAGGACCCAACCATAAACTTCGTGAGTGTTTGCGTGAATTATCGTATAATGTCAAAAATTGGCATCCCTTCTGTTAATCTGAGTAAGTTACTATACAATTTAGTTTGACACGACTTGATAACGATCAGAACATGAtgttacataattaaaatttgatattaaacTATAAAATCTTATATCACACAATTGAAATTACTTATAACATGATTAAAACCTTAACACAGTTTAAATCggaataatgataataaagtaaaatatatttttattaataaaagtaattattataataatattatttcttatcgGATAACAACCCAATCCGACCTAACCCGAACCCTATTCAAAATCTTCATGTTCTTATTGGGATCCGATAAGGACCCAAACCAAATAAGTTGTGactcaaacccattaatttcatgATGATTCgtatattatagtattttatcaaaagTTGTCAGCCCTAACTAGGATTATTAAAGGATGGATCATAATGTCTATATACTATAGGGGactgttatattgctaactcaatacttaattgcaaactacaattaaataatagcccTTAGTATTGAAATcaagggcctagatcatcagTCCCGGAATGTCAatacaatcaacaaaaaacgtaaataagggtattaaggtcaatttacaacaaattagttataactaacttttgaaaagtATCACATAGGGTTTTCATCTATGCAAaactagatttaaatacagaaatgcAGAATAATATCATGCGTAGGgaatttttaggtcatagctagtctatttttaggtcatactAACAAATGCCACGACCGCCCTTCTAGGGTATGATAAATGCGGCCGATCGCGacctaggcggacttaaatgcaacaaagaacataggctagggtttcattaaAAGGGTTTGACCAAagtatttaatgaacaattaaaatgataaaagtaacGGCTTAGCAATGAAATCCAATGAAGAAtagatatcaaaatttatgctCAAAACGACAGGGGCTTAATGTGATCCAAAATGTATCATGTCTTAATATTCTAAACAAAATGATATAGTTTCAAACTCAATCAAACGATAAGAAGTTTCATGTTTCAGCAGAAGCATCCAAGAGAAGAGTGAAGtcatgtatggagacacaactacactcggAGTTTCAAAATGGCCATATTATTCAATTGActtgctcaacaccgccaaccgttcgtcgccgctcaacctgcacatagggaaaacacatgcagggctgagtactataaagatactcagtggacttatgccgaaaacagttttatcaaaatattatttatcatgccattttcaagtgtccatcgggattttatctttagaaatgcccgaggcaccaaaatatttccttaattcaaaatcacggtcgcgcaaccatttttctcatcgaagtttaccatatcctcattctacatgacaaggaatgcggccgcaaaccaggtcactagaccggccaacccgtacgccGGCAcacggtctaacattggtgtacactaatccaagtagagtttgcggctctacgaggatccgaattcgatttaattaatagtggCAGAGCCAcaagggataggcacgacaagaCAAACCACTGCATGACAAACACAtatttcattctcatcaataaagATTTAGGACgctgtccttattttaaaagaaaagcccacctcgacggATCATTATCTGTTGGGTTTCTGGGTCAACTTTCCCCCCCGACAAGTGAAGTTTATTGAAGTAGCCAAGCATGACTAGGGCATATACCCCCACGTCTTGGCCCTCTTCAAACACATCATGCCTTAAATGCTTCACAGCGATACCAGCTCTTATCTTAGAGGACTTTTCTTCAAACCACGTGGGCTTGTTGACCAACGGCCTATTGGGTTTGTCAAACCTCTCAAGGGCATTGCCAACACTGGCCAAAACGAAGCCCTTGAGATGACATTCCGCGGTATGCCACTGATCACGAAACTCCTTGTCCTCTCCTTGTAGATGGTATGTGGGCGGACGATCCTTGCTGAGAATCAATTTCAAGTCATTGATCAAACGATCAACATCAAGTTTACTTTTCCATTCCTTAAACAATTCAGAGTCATGCTTCCTCGAACTAAGTATGGCATagtaaatatcccaagtatcTATCATCTTTCGTTCAAGCTGAGAACAAataccaataatataaacatgtaaaatttcaaagaattgcaataaccacaaaacaattcatcaattttacatcCACAAAAATCAAGCACAAATGTTCTTCTACTAGGAAGCCGAGTCTTATTCATGCaagaaattcattatttttactggCCACAATGTCGAcagatagtccagagaccataaGAATGGCATGGCTGACTAACAATGCTAAAgcgtataaccataaaattaaGCACTAAGGATTCTTTACTTGTGCGTGAACTCCTCTAAAGAAAGGTCGAACCGGACAAGCACCTCCTCCTATAGCTCCCTCTaagcattattaaaatacaatccTTATAATTTCGCAGCAATATTGCTCCGGTAAAGACCAGTCGCGATATTactgaaaaactaattttacgattttaatAACCTTTATCTAGAGAAGTCAAAACTTACGAACTGGTAATGTTCCTCCCGTAAAGACAGGTCGGTCACTACTTCGCACTAATACCAATTTTATGGAGGCCATATACAAACGTGTTGTAATTATcgcttcatattttcttgttggtggttttaatagtttaattatcacTTAAGCAGATAAGGCAGATATCcacattcaaaaaataattaaacatgtacTAGCTATGCATGCAAGGCAATAAGTACATAGGCGATGCACGAGTTAAACtagattttaacaaataaaatcataactcaaattaaatatccatctttcatcaataaaacatgtaaacacATTTACATAAGGTTCACATAAACATAATGACGAAACttgatcatttaattaagcatcttaaaataaatagatagaattaaaattctatcTTCACATAAACAAGATTATCTANNNNNNNNNNNNNNNNNNNNNNNNNNNNNNNNNNNNNNNNNNNNNNNNNNNNNNNNNNNNNNNNNNNNNNNNNNNNNNNNNNNNNNNNNNNNNNNNNNNNTacgtggcgaccgccgcatgCGCACAACAGCGGTCCGCCACCTGCTCGCTGGAACAATCTGACgatgtgcggcgaccgccggacaGGCCGCGGTGGACCGCCACCTGAGAACAGTTCCCAGTGcgattttttgaattttaagaattttcgCCCCGTCGAGCCTCGATGCGAAATTTTTCaaggtatgttttctttttagtagttTACTCACGTCCCAACCAACTCTCCAAACTTAtcttacactttgttgtaaataagtttggggggatgaagtggtggaccgtgagtttaggtttttgttttagggttttcttttttatttaagtttttgcttttgtttttcaaaaccccgtaggagaattttgtgttctaaaaatgttttcttgaatccatgtcgtgaacttaacatgaagaacttagaaacacgcatgcttagggacacactttagaccGAGTTGTcgatgatattacattccatctatgtttaagtatGGCTtgacgttttgatttgatggtttggtgaaaaggtgcataattagtgaattgtttgttcgccttgattcatgcttataccttgtgaCGATTTGAGCCTTaatttcattcttgtgtgatttatctgcattcgtgtatatgtttctagaacttgctcatagtcttgcctaagtttacatagtgtttaagttgatttaagaggatgattggccatcttttcttagcctactattatccaaaattttcgaccctctcaatatttcaaaaaattttccctttggagccaattttgagcctttaagccttttctttggaaaGCCAAATAATTgaggacaattccttgggttagttagcttttgttatcttcttttgtaaaggaattggagagataaagaggaaagtataaaaagtagtgtgcttagtGTGAttaaagtacaagttgtgaaatagaaaaattcgAAATATGTGTGCTTGATCTTAGATAAGATGCCtattaaaaaagagagagagaaaagaaaagaaaaagttgtgaaaggttgtgaaagtgagttgaagaaagaaagtgtcttgggttttagaaaagtggagtcactttaactctacttgggatattttatttttagtcactttttagccaaatatttctcacctaccaaagagcctacattacaaccaatgataaagacctttcggacttttgatgcttaatcacatctagtagaggagggattagactttgagcaagcctatggtaaactttgcatgatgcatgatttgagtgttTATACGCATTacctttatacactttgagagtgagagaacacttcccatctttggaagtttgccacatgtgagtgcGTGAATTCAATGTGTttcacgagttagtaatgaaagtgcactaataagccttgcttgatttgattgcattaattcatgcttaatctattctttcatcttttgaggcagttatgacgtctagtccttgtgcattccgtgcatctattttttttgttcgaggacaaacaaaaatgtaagtttgggggagttgatacgctcggattttgcactgtattaaggccattatttggtccatttttttatgtcaaagtcactctacacgtccattatttgcatattttatctattttagtattttgacatgttttgtgagaaatgtgcataattgagccgaaaaagggagccaaaacgcaaagtctgaaAATATGGAGttagacggcgaccggcgaccgccggcgcctgGCGGTCAGAGCagtgcagcggtccgcctcggaaaattACACTTGGAAGAGAGTCTCTCCCGACGACCGCCGGAAGTCATGCGGCGGTCCTCCGCCGAAGGAACAGAgactctggactccaacgcggcgaccgccgaccAAGGTGCGGGCGGCGAATCCGAATTGCCCTAGATCTGCTCCAAGATTtcccatattttgaagatcttttccttctacaacaaggattggctttcccctataaataagacctcaagcttcatcaaaagagagagcttctacttgcaaaataattcacagagatcaaaagctagagtacttcaattgtgcaaggatttggagaaggatttcaagatcATCAAGAACggcaaggattcaacctacgggttttattttctttagttttatattcaaattgttttcccttcaatctatgtgtttagcttattccattatgtgtaactaaactcataggattctagggatgtgttagtaacgactttggttatacaattcctttttctatttaatatcagttttgtttttactttgtttcttccctaagttaatcttgatgctttatgattgagtgacacaatcgtgcatgatttaatataacttgcttcataactgtgagagagttctagtgAGTTAGATctacttagtagacgctacagttagcttcccttaaaacggcactgttaattgagagtgaggacttttcaagggtcttaggagctttttggagttacgtgttaggattgacaaccctaatcttgtaatcaacgtttgtatcgcatgagcataagctaggcgactcgtcctatcaaagtaataactgtgctagggtattatagtttggaatttgtatgaccataactgtgaacgcacatccctggaattctcttatctctattGTTTATCTTCGTGTTTTAATTGCATCtagttgttatttgctttctattgtttttagttttcaaaaagttttcaaaatctttcgttcttccagatagtaattgagtcttagtagaaaATAGACACTCTGTGTTTTCCTTCctcgtgttcgatatccggtattgacctttggctatactatttctattctgtatacttgcaggtattaatagtgctaaaaaatagtgcatcacacgcacacacaccgaggcgcgcacacacacgcacgatcctcacacacacacacatgcatctCATTCATCAATTGGTTTCCTGTAACATCCCTAACCCGAAACTTGCATTAATTtgcatattatcatattatattggCATTGCATATTAATTGTCATTTATACTAAATTGATACTGAGTGTGTTATAGAGGATATATTAGTTGTTAAGATGATActagaatatatttattgttgtgATGACTCAGTATAGTCGAATATATAGATAGCTTTGATTTAcggaaataattataatggtATTTTAAGTAcaaattagtatatatataaattaggtAAGTAAAATGTGTGTATGTGCATGTGTAccatatagtactagtatttatctACGtacgtgtatatatatattacaaatGATAGTATTTCTAAATcaacataatataaataatggtagtatcatgtatatatgtaacaccccaactttttccatttcttttcaGTTGTTCCCGAAAGAACGTCGAATTTTAAGTCGATTTTAGCTTTGGTTTCACTTAGTCAATAGATGGAAAATAATATACACATTTGGGCCTATTAGATTTATTCCTTTTCATGTCCAATTATTCTTCTTGAGGAGCCCACTTATTTTTCTTGAGTCCATTGAGGGTTCACACCTTGCAAAGGAATTAAACGCAGATTACTACTCCCTTTGTTGTTCCACAAATTTTAGCAACACCAACAAAATAGGAATGAACGTTAGACAGGATCCAGTATATATCAGAGCTCAACCGATTCCACGATCTCCACGTTTTTCATCAGTTCCAATCGATTCCAACAAAAATCGAGAGTTagaaaatagataaaagaGAGAGTGCGCgaattaataagaagaaaGTGAGAAAGAAGATGGGTTTCTCCGAATTTGGAAACGGGAGATAGGAAATGCAGCGACAGACAAATCGCCGTTTTCACGGCGTTGGTGGAGCTGCGCGCGACGGAGGGAGACTCAGCGGCAGCGACAGGAATGAGAATTCGGTTTAGTTCTGTTTCGGGGATTTCAGTTTTGATTGTGAGATATCAGACAGATGTGAATCACAGTTAGTTTCTGAACTGAGTAGATGAGAGAAAGATGCCATACTGATTTGGTTGTGGATTtgaaaggagagagagagagtgcaGAGATTAAGAGAAAACCGAGTGCATAGAAACGAAATTTGGGATAGGTTGAGCAACGAGGAAGAGATCGGCGCTGACCGAGACGATGCGGGACTGAACGGCGAACTGGACAGCGGCGTTTGCGACAGGATACCAGTCAGTGGCGGCGGTTGCCGGCGACAGCCAGAAACGGAGATGGAGAGAGGTCGAATGAGGGTTGGGACAACCAAGTTCCAGCAAGGACGACGGTGGCAGCAGCTCCGTCTAGAGGAGCTGCTCGACGGCGAGCTCACCGTCACTGGACTGCAGTGACGGTGGAGTTCGCGAGCTGGCGACATCAGCGGCGGATCTGGTCCGAGTTGGAGCCACCCAGCCGCGCACTAAGTTGCATAGGAGACGGCGGCGAGACCCCTGGAATGACGACGGCTGACGGTGACTGAGAGTTTccagagagagaaagatagtCGATGGCGGTGCTGAAtcgtagagagaaaaatgagagTAGCAATCTGAGATTTCCAGTGGAGAAGGAATGGGAAGAGGGAAAGAGTTGCcgtcaaaatttgagaaagaagTAGACGTAGAGGAAGAGTTGCATGTGCTATGAATTTTTGAACTTGAGAAAGAGACAGAGAGTAGGCGATTGaagggagaaagagagagaatgactGAGGAAGGAATTGAGCACTTTCAAATCCTATATCTGAAATTTACGtaatgagaaaagaaaagatcTTGTTTATTTGAGTTGGTCTGGAACTTGAATACAAGAATGTCAAGAGCTCACACAGAGTCAATAGAAGGATGAATACGATGTGCTAGAGTATAAAATTTCCTAAGGGATATTGAAGGGTAAGATTTATACATGCATACTTtgtctaaattaaatttattgttcttAAAGTCTAATTTTAGCATATTATGTTCTTTCGAAAAGAGGATGATTTTGCATGCTATTTGAGAACGGATAGAGAGACGAGTTGAGGATTTTAAGCGAATGAGGTGcgctttctttttaaataaggactatgtcctaagtatgtttatttttaaatggtgCAAAatatgttgtcatgccatatttttatgttgatgTGGGACCTATCTGAAGTGGCTATGCCATGTATTgttaacgaattcgggtcccagtagggccgcaaaccctgcTCGGACTGGTGTACACCCAGTAGATCGTGCGCTATCTCTTtgagttggccggtctagtgacttgg is drawn from Salvia hispanica cultivar TCC Black 2014 chromosome 6, UniMelb_Shisp_WGS_1.0, whole genome shotgun sequence and contains these coding sequences:
- the LOC125194996 gene encoding uncharacterized protein LOC125194996; this encodes MIDTWDIYYAILSSRKHDSELFKEWKSKLDVDRLINDLKLILSKDRPPTYHLQGEDKEFRDQWHTAECHLKGFVLASVGNALERFDKPNRPLVNKPTWFEEKSSKIRAGIAVKHLRHDVFEEGQDVGVYALVMLGYFNKLHLSGGKVDPETQQIMIRRGGLFF